A window from Bdellovibrionales bacterium encodes these proteins:
- a CDS encoding penicillin-insensitive murein endopeptidase has product MERKIVLLPLLAFLFASCSPHGFQEPLVTLQKEETQPTIKKVEQPYISRKVGDLAIVEGYVQSNDLKLSIDGKTAKTSVKGNVAVNVIGVGRVNVPVDVEGTIEEDPDFGAMGYMKPLNNDHLATQNMRMGAKITCLTANCADSFIDIYVYQNNYVYHHQVQAHKNEIPDFTKGNYPQHDEDSDTTSAPTKGSGKGTGGNAPSLEPSKDVPAKPEPKKPKKQYEDDGSQFEHSDGDADSNENGGFYVGQQERDVNVIFPDLTPQKESPKKDDNKQDPKSGGKKDDKQNAGQDTQKDPKQEPKQQPAKDDKKTDTKSDSENTGIVGTILRKLNQAVTSVVYDKRGNPKFTVGRLENATNLYSYEQKIPDIGFHFIYPKRETYYGTEDMLNALMNIGKFNKAKVNGYVTKVGDVSRQKGGSLGNHSSHQMGIDADISYYFDDVNKQKGLDDAVESSKVVRSFMEDEQWTLFKSLVEQNIVAFIFVDPVIKKDLCAFATRSGDFKSGDTTSVAFRTLRSLNTSAPGHDNHFHLRLKCSEGQPRCRQQPLPSGTSTGC; this is encoded by the coding sequence ATGGAACGTAAGATCGTATTATTACCATTACTGGCATTCCTTTTTGCATCCTGCTCGCCGCACGGGTTTCAGGAACCATTGGTGACACTGCAAAAGGAAGAAACTCAACCCACAATCAAAAAAGTTGAGCAACCTTATATCTCCCGCAAAGTCGGCGATCTCGCCATCGTCGAAGGTTATGTTCAATCGAACGACCTCAAACTTTCTATCGACGGCAAAACGGCAAAGACATCTGTGAAGGGTAATGTCGCTGTAAACGTGATCGGCGTCGGTCGCGTGAATGTCCCAGTCGATGTCGAAGGAACGATTGAAGAAGATCCTGATTTCGGCGCTATGGGATACATGAAGCCGCTTAATAACGACCACTTGGCCACTCAGAATATGCGAATGGGCGCAAAGATCACGTGCTTGACTGCAAACTGTGCGGATTCTTTCATCGATATCTACGTTTACCAAAATAATTATGTCTACCATCATCAGGTTCAGGCACACAAAAACGAGATCCCTGATTTTACGAAGGGGAACTATCCTCAACATGATGAGGACTCGGATACAACTTCGGCTCCTACAAAAGGCTCAGGCAAAGGCACGGGCGGAAATGCACCGTCTTTAGAGCCATCTAAAGATGTTCCAGCGAAGCCAGAACCAAAGAAGCCTAAGAAGCAGTATGAGGATGACGGCTCTCAGTTCGAGCATAGCGATGGCGATGCAGACAGCAATGAAAATGGTGGTTTCTACGTCGGTCAGCAAGAGCGTGACGTGAACGTGATCTTCCCGGATTTGACTCCACAGAAGGAGTCGCCGAAGAAAGATGATAACAAGCAAGACCCTAAATCCGGCGGTAAGAAGGATGACAAACAGAACGCAGGTCAAGATACTCAGAAAGATCCGAAGCAGGAACCTAAGCAACAACCTGCAAAAGACGATAAGAAGACAGATACAAAATCTGATTCTGAGAACACGGGTATTGTCGGTACGATTCTTCGTAAGTTGAACCAGGCGGTGACTTCGGTTGTTTATGATAAGCGTGGCAATCCTAAGTTTACGGTTGGCCGTTTGGAAAACGCGACGAATCTTTATAGCTATGAACAGAAGATTCCAGATATCGGCTTTCACTTTATCTATCCGAAGCGTGAGACTTACTACGGTACCGAAGATATGCTGAACGCTCTCATGAATATCGGTAAGTTCAACAAAGCTAAAGTAAATGGCTATGTGACAAAAGTCGGAGATGTCTCTCGTCAAAAGGGTGGTAGCCTCGGTAACCATAGCTCCCATCAAATGGGTATTGATGCAGATATCTCTTACTACTTTGATGACGTGAACAAGCAAAAGGGTCTTGATGATGCTGTTGAGTCTTCGAAAGTTGTAAGAAGTTTTATGGAAGATGAGCAGTGGACGTTGTTTAAGTCCCTTGTTGAACAGAACATCGTGGCGTTCATCTTTGTCGATCCGGTGATTAAGAAAGATCTCTGTGCATTTGCAACTCGCTCGGGTGATTTCAAATCGGGTGATACAACAAGTGTGGCATTCAGAACATTGCGCAGCTTGAATACATCAGCGCCAGGCCATGACAATCACTTCCACCTGCGCTTGAAATGTTCGGAAGGTCAGCCTCGTTGCCGTCAGCAGCCATTGCCATCAGGCACGTCGACGGGCTGCTAG
- a CDS encoding acetyl-CoA hydrolase, with amino-acid sequence MWLLNDLKSAEDLIFSQLGKEIRLATPLGLGKPNQLLNQIYNHAKKDASISLTIFTALSLDMPDPKSDLESRFVEPFYERHFGKNYPRLDYLRDLHSKSVPSNIRLHEFYFQAGSQLKIPLAQQNYISLNYTHVTRAIFEMEINVIVQLVALSPDGQRCSLSCNPDLTLDLRDLYKQQGKKLLLIGVVHPDLPFLGGDAEVGLDFFDAIVKTPEVKDKLFAVPKAPVTPVDYLIGLHASRLIPDDGTLQIGIGSLSDALVYATLLRHGKNELYRELLQSLDQGGASPQGVEIFSDIFHHGIYGTSEMLMDGFMNLRRGGVLKRLIFDHDEKARRYLHGAFYLGSAEFYEWLRGLKGEDYDGLSMTRVSKVNDLYDVHELALRRQRKRARFFNTCMQVSLLGGAASETLENGGVVSGVGGQYNFVAMSHELPDSHSVLMLKSFRKEGRKRASNIIWSPAHLTIPRHLRDVVVTEYGIAALKGQSDEVCIQRLLMIADSEFQEELLDQAKSFGKVSSNWQLPAEARHNHPDRILKFTRSYQGQGLFTEFPFGSDFTPVEERLQAGLLRLKTQTLVELIQSLIKGFSVNGSEFREELERMKLQSPKSLQERVFRRLLLSSLQSRKAFD; translated from the coding sequence ATGTGGTTGCTGAACGATCTGAAAAGTGCTGAAGACCTGATTTTCTCCCAGCTTGGCAAAGAAATTCGTCTGGCAACACCTCTCGGTCTTGGTAAACCCAACCAGCTGTTGAATCAGATCTACAACCATGCAAAGAAAGATGCTTCAATATCCCTGACGATTTTTACCGCGCTGTCGTTAGACATGCCGGATCCTAAGAGTGATTTAGAAAGCCGCTTCGTAGAACCTTTTTACGAACGCCACTTCGGTAAGAATTATCCTCGCCTTGACTATCTTCGGGATCTTCATAGCAAGTCTGTTCCTTCAAATATCCGGTTGCATGAATTTTATTTTCAGGCCGGGTCGCAGTTAAAAATTCCACTCGCGCAGCAAAATTACATCAGTTTGAATTATACCCATGTGACGAGGGCGATCTTTGAGATGGAGATCAATGTGATCGTTCAACTCGTGGCTCTGTCCCCAGATGGGCAGCGCTGCAGTCTGAGCTGTAATCCGGATCTGACATTGGATTTGCGAGACCTTTATAAGCAACAAGGAAAGAAGTTGCTCCTCATTGGTGTCGTACACCCGGATCTGCCCTTTCTCGGAGGCGACGCCGAAGTGGGCTTGGATTTCTTTGATGCGATCGTGAAAACACCGGAGGTCAAGGATAAGCTCTTTGCAGTGCCAAAGGCACCGGTGACTCCAGTCGACTATTTAATTGGCCTGCATGCAAGTCGTCTAATTCCCGATGACGGCACTTTGCAAATCGGCATAGGCTCTTTGTCAGACGCTTTAGTGTATGCGACGTTGCTTCGCCATGGAAAGAACGAGCTGTATCGAGAATTACTGCAGTCTCTTGATCAAGGTGGTGCATCTCCGCAGGGCGTAGAGATTTTTTCAGACATCTTTCATCACGGAATTTATGGGACGAGTGAAATGCTGATGGATGGCTTTATGAATCTGCGCCGGGGCGGGGTTCTTAAAAGGCTTATTTTTGATCATGATGAAAAAGCCCGCCGTTATTTGCACGGAGCTTTTTACTTGGGCTCGGCGGAGTTCTATGAATGGCTCAGAGGGCTCAAGGGCGAAGATTATGACGGCCTATCGATGACTCGGGTGTCGAAGGTCAACGATCTTTATGATGTGCACGAGCTGGCCCTGCGCCGACAGCGCAAACGCGCGCGTTTTTTCAATACCTGCATGCAAGTAAGTCTGCTCGGAGGAGCAGCTTCGGAAACTCTTGAAAATGGCGGTGTCGTCAGTGGCGTGGGCGGACAGTATAACTTTGTGGCCATGTCGCATGAACTGCCGGATTCGCATTCTGTTCTCATGCTCAAAAGCTTTCGCAAAGAAGGCCGAAAGAGAGCTTCAAATATCATCTGGTCACCGGCCCACCTGACGATTCCGCGCCATCTTCGGGACGTGGTTGTCACCGAATACGGCATTGCGGCGCTGAAAGGGCAAAGTGATGAGGTCTGCATTCAACGTCTTTTGATGATTGCCGACTCCGAGTTTCAGGAAGAACTCTTGGATCAAGCCAAGAGCTTCGGAAAAGTCTCTTCGAATTGGCAACTGCCCGCAGAGGCCCGTCACAATCACCCTGATAGAATCTTGAAGTTTACGCGTTCCTACCAAGGCCAAGGTCTTTTTACCGAGTTTCCTTTTGGCAGTGATTTCACTCCGGTCGAGGAGCGTCTTCAGGCGGGACTTCTCAGGTTAAAGACGCAAACTCTGGTTGAATTAATTCAGAGTCTTATCAAGGGGTTCAGTGTCAATGGATCTGAGTTCAGAGAAGAGCTGGAGAGAATGAAACTCCAGTCACCGAAATCGCTCCAAGAGCGCGTGTTCCGTCGTCTCCTGCTGTCGAGTCTTCAGTCTAGAAAAGCGTTCGACTAA
- a CDS encoding DUF2127 domain-containing protein yields the protein MIHKLRIGIHRKGLHLIAAFEAFKGTLVLAAGFGILRFVHHDLQKLGEHLVVHLGLHERYSQIFLKIIAGLHDRDIVLLACLAFAYSALRYVEAYGLWKQRTWAQWLAIISGGLYLPVEFYGLYHHMTLLKALVTLFNILLIVYLIWIKNADDKARAEILGENQP from the coding sequence ATGATTCATAAACTTCGTATCGGGATACACCGCAAAGGCCTGCACCTTATCGCCGCATTTGAAGCGTTTAAGGGCACTCTTGTGCTGGCTGCAGGCTTTGGCATTTTGCGTTTCGTTCACCACGATCTGCAAAAACTCGGTGAGCATCTGGTGGTTCACTTGGGTCTGCACGAACGCTATTCGCAAATCTTTTTGAAAATCATCGCGGGACTCCACGATCGGGATATCGTGCTGCTGGCCTGCCTTGCGTTCGCCTACTCGGCTCTCCGCTATGTTGAAGCCTATGGTCTGTGGAAACAGCGCACATGGGCCCAGTGGCTGGCAATCATCTCGGGTGGCTTGTATTTACCGGTGGAGTTTTACGGGCTCTATCACCACATGACGCTGCTGAAGGCCCTAGTGACTCTGTTTAATATCTTATTGATCGTGTATTTGATTTGGATCAAAAACGCGGATGATAAAGCGCGTGCCGAGATCCTCGGCGAAAACCAGCCTTAG
- a CDS encoding murein L,D-transpeptidase catalytic domain family protein: MVKMISRVFLMCSLVFSFTACGNNFSNPGQTALNDDPTTEQPGNSAAGEGDTTNKDLGELTPPSQNQGDKDVALSKYDYLDPSHIVPSKALADTVAYFEANQSKISNKNYIAVINFAQSSKEKRFYIIDMKTGKVMAIHVAHGKGSDPDHDSYATKFSNVSGSNASSLGFYTTAETYSGNHGLSLKLDGRSTTNSNARSRAIVIHGADYVSESSVTQGRSWGCPAVTMSLRTQVINMLKGGALINAVYK, encoded by the coding sequence ATGGTAAAAATGATTTCAAGAGTATTTCTGATGTGCAGTTTGGTATTCAGTTTCACAGCTTGTGGCAACAACTTCAGTAACCCTGGTCAAACTGCGCTCAACGATGATCCGACAACAGAGCAGCCTGGGAATTCCGCTGCCGGTGAGGGAGACACGACGAATAAGGATTTGGGAGAGTTGACTCCGCCATCCCAAAATCAAGGCGATAAAGACGTGGCTTTGTCCAAGTATGACTACTTGGATCCAAGTCACATCGTTCCAAGCAAAGCACTTGCTGATACTGTTGCTTACTTCGAGGCCAACCAATCAAAAATCAGCAACAAAAACTACATCGCTGTGATCAACTTCGCACAAAGCTCGAAAGAAAAACGTTTTTATATTATTGATATGAAAACCGGCAAGGTGATGGCAATCCACGTTGCTCATGGCAAAGGTTCCGATCCTGATCACGACAGTTACGCAACAAAGTTCAGCAACGTCTCTGGCTCAAACGCAAGTTCACTGGGCTTCTATACGACAGCAGAAACTTACAGCGGCAACCACGGTCTTTCATTGAAATTGGATGGACGTTCAACAACAAACTCAAACGCTCGTAGCCGTGCCATTGTTATTCACGGCGCAGACTATGTCAGCGAATCCAGCGTGACCCAAGGCCGCAGCTGGGGCTGCCCTGCAGTCACAATGAGCCTTCGCACTCAAGTGATCAACATGTTAAAGGGCGGCGCGCTCATCAACGCAGTCTACAAGTAG
- a CDS encoding TonB-dependent receptor encodes MTTQLRKHFMVPFFALGMGLQIQNNNTSFMQAPTSAEEIPSDTIQERQDVTPTEAMKSLPGVVMVGSEVTTYAGSLFLRGASGDQTLFIWNDFRADNFTAPTGATDPFGFGAEFSNRIRVLKGPQSLLYGTQAMGGVVLIDNDPDLDSSLEVAGGSLATSRGTGEFRFRGNRWQLAVGGSALSTEGVSAYNAAVPRGSDGKLETDGRQKSSASLIASFDLPSEDQLQIMVNGLRDTLSDDAPPLDDINAHTENRGTQWKARYKANWSDSADSSFLVTQQNTDRENKNPTDVYNSDYYLDQSKGLRTSFLNRNNIRALKSLWQVGLEYNDEHGDFYSNSNTDPAGSSFSPHTNDGSVYLVNDWNFQSSDLSWGVRGNCQDSKDCVAVYQLSYQWHWAEAQRSLYGVVSSGLKRPTLYQLYSSYGDQSLAAERSRAYELGFVQRFGTPQKVKLALFTNQFTDLIDYDFAVSKYKNTKRAKTEGAELSHQYDAVFWDSQLSLSQVYAKDEETGSYLLRRPVWQGAWNLGYNIYEPLRLMNEFVYIGEREDSTGTQRVALNAVTLWNVAVTYKGVYGQYFLRVNNLGNTFYEDIYGYLTPGRFVWLGAKMLF; translated from the coding sequence ATGACAACACAGCTTCGCAAACACTTCATGGTTCCATTCTTCGCTCTGGGAATGGGACTTCAGATTCAGAACAACAACACATCTTTCATGCAGGCGCCGACGTCGGCAGAGGAAATTCCCAGCGACACGATTCAAGAGCGCCAGGATGTCACTCCGACAGAAGCCATGAAATCCTTGCCGGGTGTGGTGATGGTGGGATCAGAAGTGACGACCTATGCCGGAAGCCTCTTCTTGCGCGGAGCTAGTGGCGATCAGACACTGTTCATTTGGAATGATTTTCGTGCGGATAACTTCACCGCGCCCACCGGCGCAACGGATCCGTTCGGTTTTGGCGCGGAGTTTTCAAATCGCATTCGTGTTTTGAAAGGCCCGCAGAGCTTGCTTTACGGAACTCAAGCCATGGGCGGCGTGGTTCTGATCGATAATGATCCGGATTTGGATTCAAGCCTAGAGGTCGCCGGCGGCAGCCTTGCCACCAGCCGTGGCACTGGCGAGTTCCGCTTCCGCGGCAATCGCTGGCAACTAGCGGTTGGGGGCTCAGCTCTTAGCACGGAAGGTGTTTCAGCATACAATGCGGCGGTTCCGCGTGGCAGTGATGGCAAACTTGAAACCGACGGCCGTCAGAAAAGTTCAGCCAGCCTTATTGCGAGCTTTGACCTTCCGAGTGAGGATCAGTTGCAGATCATGGTGAATGGCCTTCGCGACACGCTCAGCGACGATGCTCCTCCTTTGGATGATATCAATGCGCACACTGAAAATCGCGGGACGCAATGGAAGGCCCGCTACAAAGCCAACTGGAGTGATAGCGCCGACAGCTCGTTCTTAGTTACGCAGCAGAACACCGACCGTGAAAATAAAAATCCGACAGATGTTTACAACTCTGATTATTATTTGGATCAATCCAAAGGACTTCGTACCAGCTTCTTGAATCGCAACAACATCCGTGCGCTCAAAAGCCTGTGGCAAGTGGGCCTTGAGTATAACGATGAGCATGGCGATTTTTACTCAAACTCCAATACAGATCCGGCGGGGAGTTCATTTAGCCCGCACACCAATGACGGCAGCGTTTATTTAGTGAACGACTGGAACTTTCAGAGCTCAGACCTTTCATGGGGCGTGCGTGGCAATTGCCAGGACTCTAAGGACTGCGTAGCGGTTTATCAGCTCTCTTACCAGTGGCATTGGGCGGAAGCTCAGCGAAGCCTTTATGGCGTTGTGAGCAGCGGTCTGAAGCGTCCGACGCTGTATCAGCTTTACTCGAGCTACGGCGATCAAAGCTTGGCGGCGGAGCGAAGCCGGGCTTATGAGCTCGGCTTCGTGCAGAGATTCGGGACTCCACAAAAGGTGAAACTCGCCCTCTTTACCAATCAGTTTACGGACCTCATTGATTACGACTTTGCGGTTTCAAAATATAAGAACACCAAGCGTGCCAAAACCGAAGGCGCTGAACTTAGCCATCAATACGATGCGGTTTTCTGGGATTCGCAGCTCTCGCTTTCGCAGGTTTACGCAAAGGATGAGGAGACAGGATCTTATTTGCTCCGTCGTCCGGTGTGGCAGGGGGCTTGGAACCTCGGCTATAACATTTATGAGCCGCTCCGGTTGATGAACGAGTTCGTTTACATCGGCGAGCGCGAGGATAGTACCGGAACTCAGCGCGTGGCTCTCAATGCCGTGACGCTCTGGAACGTGGCTGTGACCTATAAAGGCGTTTATGGGCAATACTTTTTAAGGGTGAACAACCTTGGCAATACTTTCTATGAAGACATTTATGGCTATCTGACTCCAGGAAGATTTGTTTGGTTAGGTGCTAAGATGCTTTTCTAG
- a CDS encoding DUF2141 domain-containing protein: MKTLKTSLIAALMFFTAQAFASPVQVHIHGLKKNTGSIILNLFAKSASWDNETPDAVVQITPLQGDTASTTMDLPPGEYAFFLYHDEDGSGDLKRGTFGLPGEPYAFSNNVRIGFSKPSFAKMKFAVSASGATQEIQLVHP, translated from the coding sequence ATGAAAACACTTAAAACATCTCTCATCGCGGCTCTTATGTTTTTCACAGCGCAAGCTTTTGCAAGCCCCGTACAAGTGCATATCCATGGACTCAAAAAGAATACGGGTTCGATCATCCTGAACCTTTTTGCCAAGTCCGCGAGCTGGGACAATGAAACGCCGGACGCCGTAGTACAAATCACACCTTTGCAAGGCGATACAGCAAGCACAACAATGGATTTACCACCAGGCGAATATGCGTTCTTCCTTTATCATGATGAAGACGGCAGTGGTGATTTGAAACGTGGCACTTTTGGTTTGCCGGGTGAACCCTATGCCTTTAGCAATAACGTGAGAATCGGTTTCTCAAAACCGAGCTTTGCTAAAATGAAATTCGCAGTGAGCGCGAGCGGTGCTACTCAAGAAATCCAGCTCGTTCACCCATAA
- a CDS encoding aminoglycoside phosphotransferase family protein, whose translation MRSPNHLAIKEVCRTAIPQLADKHGLGEVILLRLDENGWVNPCFFLNEEYVIRFNARDPEVPKFQREKFVFSLLHASRIPTPKSFVLDESREFVPYEVLITKMLPGQNIEAQWPSLDTQERELVAADAGRWLAQLHRQSFDFFGELTNRGPLPRTGTWIEYLEARLEYHLQQSAKFKIFEAATEDRFRQALQDRREIFESVTEASLIHMDYHLGNLLHQDLKVTAVLDFEWAFAGDPLYDLCRWVHGEDWPGSRKGFLQGYGRSGFSDLELRRIEIYQMLQNIELCPVAAEHFPADEAQSYRKTTLEQFERMI comes from the coding sequence ATGAGATCTCCGAATCATTTAGCTATTAAAGAAGTTTGTCGTACAGCGATTCCGCAGCTGGCGGATAAGCATGGACTCGGTGAAGTTATCTTGCTTCGGCTCGATGAGAACGGATGGGTCAATCCTTGTTTCTTTTTAAACGAGGAGTATGTCATTCGTTTTAACGCTCGCGATCCTGAGGTGCCGAAATTTCAGCGCGAGAAGTTTGTGTTCTCGCTTCTTCATGCTTCGCGGATCCCGACTCCTAAGTCGTTTGTTTTAGATGAAAGCCGCGAGTTCGTTCCTTATGAGGTGCTGATCACTAAAATGCTGCCGGGTCAGAATATCGAAGCTCAATGGCCTTCTCTAGATACGCAGGAGCGTGAGCTCGTAGCAGCAGACGCCGGGCGATGGCTAGCGCAGTTACATCGACAGAGCTTTGATTTTTTCGGAGAACTGACGAATCGCGGGCCGCTGCCACGTACTGGGACTTGGATTGAGTATCTTGAAGCGCGGCTCGAGTATCATCTTCAGCAATCAGCAAAATTTAAAATCTTTGAAGCCGCAACGGAGGATCGCTTCCGTCAGGCTTTGCAGGATCGCCGCGAGATTTTTGAATCTGTCACAGAAGCAAGCCTCATTCATATGGATTATCATCTTGGCAATCTTTTGCACCAGGATTTGAAAGTCACTGCGGTTTTGGATTTTGAATGGGCTTTTGCGGGAGATCCTCTTTATGATCTCTGCCGCTGGGTTCATGGTGAAGACTGGCCGGGGAGCCGTAAAGGCTTCTTACAGGGTTATGGCCGAAGTGGCTTCAGTGATCTGGAATTACGGCGCATTGAGATCTATCAAATGCTTCAGAATATAGAACTGTGCCCCGTCGCCGCAGAACATTTCCCGGCAGACGAGGCACAATCATATCGTAAAACGACCTTAGAACAATTCGAGCGGATGATTTAA
- a CDS encoding response regulator — protein sequence MLKVLVVDDEPGIRAALEAILHQGGHKVVQAENGRRAQEILSSESFDLVITDLQMPEVDGLALIQWIKARQPTPIFLLTAFTQILETQQAYQLGVEEFFSKPFSFKAITDAINKLRNGAAGATEPEDVDALYCRIPIEDFVSSSGIQISVYIKLAEKKYVRVAHKGDEIPDERVENYKSRGLAFLYARKEDFTRLVGFNLNLSEVLKKSSKISAEKKLAFLRYTAELILENTAVNGIHSRSFQQAVDCLNTCLAVISESENILGMLEILNGHSDWLYAHSLGVSVYSVMIGRKMGFSSQSTLFKLAMSGLFHDIGQKELEKEILARGRGLLSFDERKRMESHAARSREILRELREISEDIVQIVYEHHEDCTGRGYPRQVPPEKIHPLAKIVAVADRFCYLALVSPHSSGSSAAVAIRQMVVDHSGELDRVSFTALKSLCDNNGASA from the coding sequence GTGTTGAAGGTTTTGGTGGTGGACGATGAGCCGGGAATTCGCGCGGCCCTCGAAGCCATTTTACATCAAGGCGGTCATAAAGTAGTCCAAGCCGAAAATGGCAGAAGGGCTCAGGAAATTCTGAGTTCCGAATCTTTTGATCTGGTGATCACGGATTTACAAATGCCTGAGGTCGACGGGCTTGCGCTTATCCAATGGATTAAAGCTCGTCAGCCGACGCCGATTTTTCTGTTAACCGCCTTCACGCAAATTTTGGAAACTCAGCAAGCTTACCAGCTTGGTGTCGAAGAGTTTTTCTCAAAGCCATTTAGTTTTAAAGCGATTACTGACGCCATCAATAAACTGCGTAACGGTGCCGCAGGTGCGACAGAACCCGAAGATGTGGATGCCCTTTACTGCCGAATTCCCATTGAGGACTTCGTTTCAAGCTCGGGGATTCAAATCAGCGTCTATATCAAGCTGGCAGAAAAAAAATACGTCCGTGTCGCCCATAAAGGCGATGAGATTCCCGACGAGCGAGTCGAGAATTACAAATCCCGGGGCCTGGCGTTTCTTTATGCGAGGAAAGAGGATTTTACTCGTCTTGTCGGTTTTAATTTGAATTTGTCCGAGGTCCTAAAAAAGTCATCGAAAATTTCGGCTGAAAAGAAGCTCGCGTTCTTGCGATATACGGCGGAGCTGATTCTTGAAAACACGGCAGTGAACGGAATTCACTCGAGGAGCTTTCAGCAGGCCGTCGATTGCCTGAACACCTGCCTTGCCGTGATCTCGGAAAGTGAAAACATCCTCGGCATGCTTGAGATTCTAAATGGGCATTCGGACTGGCTTTATGCTCATAGTTTAGGGGTCAGCGTTTACAGCGTGATGATCGGGCGTAAGATGGGATTTAGCAGTCAGTCGACCCTGTTTAAGCTTGCGATGAGCGGGCTTTTCCATGACATCGGCCAAAAGGAACTCGAAAAAGAAATTTTGGCCCGTGGGCGCGGACTTCTCAGTTTTGATGAGCGTAAAAGAATGGAGTCCCACGCGGCTCGTAGCCGTGAAATTCTGCGTGAACTTCGTGAAATCTCAGAGGACATCGTTCAAATTGTCTATGAGCACCATGAAGACTGCACGGGCCGGGGGTATCCTCGCCAGGTGCCGCCTGAAAAAATCCATCCGCTGGCGAAAATCGTTGCTGTGGCAGACCGGTTTTGTTACTTGGCTCTCGTAAGTCCCCATTCTTCGGGCAGCAGTGCGGCTGTAGCAATCCGGCAGATGGTGGTTGATCATAGTGGTGAGCTTGATCGTGTTTCTTTTACGGCATTAAAATCTCTTTGTGATAACAATGGAGCCTCAGCATGA
- a CDS encoding GAF domain-containing sensor histidine kinase: protein MNTNPGTILTDVVEKLSMASTLPVITQTVAAAARKLTGADGATFVLRDHDHCFYADETAISPLWKGRRFPLETCISGWAMNHRQVVVIEDIYKDNRIPHDAYRPTFVKSLCMVPIRTEAPMGAIGNYWANGYCPGPEEIKLLQVLANSAAIALENFQLKENLKPSAKNDNADREKEFETAIHTLAHDLRNPLSTMMLFTELLQNKLGSTQDQKLLSYIESILKTGRHANEQIRKMLSLYSVRSRTIEKTEVNLSALVYDITEQLKAQAVGREIKVEIESNVIVMADAHLIRLALENVLGNAVKYTARNSQALIQFKKLGTTNSSVLFYIKDNGDGFHNEDSHKLFRAMSRLHSEAEFAGTGLGLASSAKIIEMHGGSIRAEGVKGRGATFFFELPLT, encoded by the coding sequence ATGAATACGAATCCAGGAACTATTCTCACCGATGTTGTTGAGAAGCTCTCGATGGCAAGTACCTTGCCGGTCATCACCCAAACGGTTGCAGCCGCCGCCCGAAAATTGACAGGGGCGGACGGCGCCACCTTCGTCTTAAGAGATCATGATCATTGCTTTTACGCGGACGAGACGGCGATTTCTCCGTTGTGGAAAGGCCGTCGTTTTCCTCTTGAAACTTGCATCAGCGGCTGGGCGATGAATCATCGGCAGGTCGTTGTGATCGAAGATATCTATAAAGATAACCGTATCCCGCATGATGCTTACCGACCGACCTTCGTAAAAAGTCTTTGCATGGTTCCGATCCGTACCGAAGCGCCTATGGGAGCCATCGGAAATTATTGGGCGAATGGCTATTGTCCAGGCCCGGAAGAAATCAAGCTTTTGCAGGTCCTTGCCAATAGTGCGGCGATCGCGCTGGAGAATTTTCAGTTGAAAGAGAATCTAAAGCCTTCTGCGAAAAACGATAACGCCGATCGAGAAAAGGAATTTGAAACGGCGATTCACACTCTGGCTCATGATCTTAGGAATCCTCTGAGTACGATGATGCTCTTTACGGAGTTGCTACAAAATAAACTGGGATCGACGCAGGATCAGAAGCTGCTCAGTTATATCGAGTCTATTTTGAAAACCGGTCGTCACGCCAATGAACAAATCCGCAAGATGTTGTCCTTGTACAGCGTGCGCAGCCGGACAATTGAAAAGACCGAAGTTAATCTGTCGGCGTTGGTTTATGACATCACTGAGCAACTGAAGGCCCAGGCCGTCGGCCGAGAGATCAAAGTGGAAATTGAATCCAATGTCATAGTTATGGCAGATGCCCACTTAATTCGTCTGGCGCTGGAGAATGTGTTGGGGAATGCCGTGAAGTACACGGCTCGCAATTCTCAGGCTTTGATTCAGTTTAAAAAGCTCGGCACAACCAATAGCTCGGTTCTTTTTTATATAAAAGATAACGGCGATGGTTTTCATAACGAAGACTCGCATAAGCTTTTTCGGGCAATGAGTCGTTTGCACTCAGAAGCTGAGTTTGCGGGAACAGGATTGGGGCTGGCGTCTTCAGCAAAAATTATTGAAATGCATGGGGGCAGTATCCGTGCTGAAGGTGTTAAGGGCCGCGGTGCAACCTTCTTTTTTGAATTGCCGCTGACTTAA